From the Sulfuriferula nivalis genome, the window GCGATGCCATCGTCGAGCAGGCCATCGCTCAAGGCATGAGCGTCGTCATCCCGCCTCGCAAGAACAGAAAGGAGCAACGAAGTTATGACAAACACCTCTACCGACATCGCCATCTCGTTGAGAACGCGTTTCTGCATCTCAAGCGCTGGCGCAGCATCGCTACGCGCTACGCTAAAAACGTCGCATCATTCCTGGCCGCAGTCCGCATACGCTGCCTTGCGCTTTGGCTCACTATCTCGTGACGACACTATCTAGCCCAGGAAGCAGCAAGACAACTGACTATGAATGACATCGGTGTCTGCAATATCTCTTTAAGCAAGCCTATCGTATGCGATACCTACACCCAGTCAAAAATACTGGGCGGCTTTATTATGGTGGATAAATTCAACCATGCCACTGTTGCCGTAGGCATGATCAGGCACAGCTTACGCCGTGCGAAAAACGTGCACAAACAGGCGCTCAGCATTGGTAAGACCGAGCGCGAGAAACTGAACGGTCATAAAGGCCGGGTAATATGGTTCACTGGCTTATCTGGCTCCGGCAAGTCAACTATCGCCAATTCGCTGGAAGTAGCGCTGTATGCTACAGGGCACCGCACTTACATACTTGATGGTGATAACATGCGTGGCGGCTTGAACAAGGATTTAGGCTTTACCGATGCCGATCGCGTGGAAAATATCCGTCGCATCGCCGAATTGGCCAAGCTGATGATGGATGCTGGTCTGATAGTCATAACTGCATTCATCTCACCATTCCGCCGCGAGCGTGAGATGGCGCGCGAACTCATAGGGCTGGGGAACTTCATTGAAGTGTATGTAAACACACCGCTGGAAGTGTGCGAGCAACGTGACGTGAAGGGTTTGTATAAAAAAGCCAGGGCAGGTCAACTACCTAATCTTTCTGGCATAGGCAGTGCTTATGAACCACCATTGACACCAGATATCATTGTTAACGGTGGGGATGAGGATGTTGGAGAAATAGTGAATAAAATCGTACTACAGACTGCCGCATAGGTTATTTTTTGGCTTCCTTTGGTTGGCGCACCACCTTGAGTAGCTCCTTGACGGCATTACCACAGTATAGCTTTAAATCCCACCATGCCTGAAAGCGGGGCATAGATGTAGTTATCAATTTAAAAAAGTCGTTTTACTTGGATATTCCTATAAACACGGCCATGCAACGCTCAATTTCTATCATCGTAACTGTATCAATATGTCCTAGGGTATTCCCAACCTTTTCACGTTTTACAGTAATTGCCTTATCTACCATTACCTGTGAAGGCTTCTGCAGGCCGTTTTTTTCATTGGGTTGAACAGTAACACGGAATAGCGGGGCGCCAACCAGCGTGCTCGTTACTGGCAGCAGTGTTATGGTCGCAAGCTCGTTAAACATATCTGCCTGAATCACCAAGGCCGGTCTTGGTTTACCAAAGTCACCTTGCATAGCGATAGTCACGAAATCACCTCGCATCACTCCGTCCAACCATCAACGTCAGCCAAAGCTTCGTCCATGAACTGCCCTATATCTTTGTTGGCTACATCGGATTCGGCAGCAAGGCGGCTCTGGCGGTGACATTCCTCCGCAAAGTCTGAACGTCGTGTATCTGGTACCCAAATTTGCACAGGACGAAGTCCAGCCATGCGTAGCATGTCGCGATGTTTTTGAACCCGGGTATTTACGTGTGTG encodes:
- a CDS encoding type II toxin-antitoxin system PemK/MazF family toxin codes for the protein MRGDFVTIAMQGDFGKPRPALVIQADMFNELATITLLPVTSTLVGAPLFRVTVQPNEKNGLQKPSQVMVDKAITVKREKVGNTLGHIDTVTMIEIERCMAVFIGISK
- the cysC gene encoding adenylyl-sulfate kinase, which produces MIRHSLRRAKNVHKQALSIGKTEREKLNGHKGRVIWFTGLSGSGKSTIANSLEVALYATGHRTYILDGDNMRGGLNKDLGFTDADRVENIRRIAELAKLMMDAGLIVITAFISPFRREREMARELIGLGNFIEVYVNTPLEVCEQRDVKGLYKKARAGQLPNLSGIGSAYEPPLTPDIIVNGGDEDVGEIVNKIVLQTAA
- a CDS encoding antitoxin MazE family protein codes for the protein MANTHVNTRVQKHRDMLRMAGLRPVQIWVPDTRRSDFAEECHRQSRLAAESDVANKDIGQFMDEALADVDGWTE